In one window of Ostrinia nubilalis chromosome 21, ilOstNubi1.1, whole genome shotgun sequence DNA:
- the LOC135082079 gene encoding uncharacterized protein LOC135082079, which translates to MSEMAFFNPADLIEEIEKRPALYKSDQPAEREEKLAMWKEVGAAIFSDWETYNKATAYDKVLQLQRKWRSLRDAYNRELRSRRTGIRTNRKVYKYFKKMSFLGGFTGTLSEDENTQDMGESHSNGEEDMAILNASIVKSLSEREPKAKVKKPRKKQRKRRSTVDSDPPPEEVEMPVFPLEIAEGENDSDRLFLLSFLPEMRQLPLNLKMWVRAQIASVMQEAVTCHYTNTLPGTSADKNGDVKRPRYDSNEDS; encoded by the exons ATGTCGGAGATGGCATTTTTCAACCCCGCGGATTTGATAGAAGAGATAGAGAAACGGCCGGCTTTGTACAAGAGCGATCAGCCAGCCGAGAGGGAGGAGAAGCTAGCGATGTGGAAGGAGGTTGGCGCAGCCATTTTTAGTGATTGGGAGACGTATAACAAGGCCACCGCGTACGACAAAG TTCTGCAGCTGCAAAGAAAATGGCGATCGCTGAGAGACGCATACAACCGTGAGCTCCGGTCTCGGAGGACCGGCATCAGGACCAACAGAAAGGTGTACAAGTACTTCAAGAAGATGAGCTTCCTTGGCGGATTCACTGGCACCTTGAGCGAGGA TGAAAACACACAAGACATGGGGGAATCCCACAGCAACGGAGAAGAAGATATGGCGATATTGAACGCGTCCatcgtcaaaagtctgtcagaGCGAGAACCTAAAGCGAAGGTGAAGAAACCTAGAAAGAAGCAGCGGAAGCGGCGGTCTACGGTAGACAGCGATCCGCCTCCAGAAGAAGTAGAAATGCCCGTGTTTCCTCTAGAAATAGCAGAAGGAGAGAACGATAGTGACAGACTGTTCCTCCTATCCTTTCTGCCGGAGATGAGGCAGCTGCCTCTGAACTTGAAGATGTGGGTGCGAGCCCAGATCGCCAGCGTCATGCAGGAGGCTGTCACGTGCCACTACACCAATACCCTGCCTGGGACTTCAGCTGATAAGAACGGTGACGTCAAGAGGCCAAGATACGATAGCAACGAGGACTCATAG
- the LOC135082068 gene encoding pickpocket protein 28-like isoform X2, giving the protein MRRYSLGSVEIHNSSIKRRTITIKEVLNDYTKNSNLHGLRYIGEKERTLLEKLFWTFTFIFCVVLCGFQIFKVYTKWDDTPVIVTFAETTTPVWEIPYPAVTFCFETKSRQTIFNFTKYFHLYNNNTGAPHSNITEDEVEMFEDLCLVCDAAWCPKDGRKVSNGTVTVENIKSVAPNLTEMFYGCKWQNTLYQNCSSMFSPILTEEGLCYTFNMLRAEDLFRVENLHTEYPYLEFNPDVLMSPNLTWSLGSGFEPDAPMETYPLRGSGFGAKSGIAFVMKTKEIDQDFLCKGLVQGFKILLHNPAELPRLSQQFFRSPLSKEIVVSIKPKMMTTSEGLRAYSPERRQCYFPNERYLRYFKVYTQFNCEMECLANFTNTMCGCVHFGMPHSADIPVCNAGSIECVTRAQVELSVNDIKEGLHLEEAEGNDTLPAARQRATQCHCLPACNSIEYDAEMSQADYDWRAIYQAYDYPVPEEEKDMLCARVSVYFKEPQFMTSRRSELFGPTDFLANCGGLLGLFMGFSILSVVEIVYFFSLRILCAIWRRRKEVPHADEVVLNKHVQLQVD; this is encoded by the exons ATGAGGCGTTACAG ctTGGGAAGCGTTGAGATACACAATAGTTCGATTAAACGCAGAACAATTACGATTAAAGAAGTTTTGAACGACTACACAAAAAATTCAAATCTTCATGGACTCAGGTACATCGGGGAAAAGGAACGGACACTTCTGGAAAA GCTGTTCTGGACTTTTACATTCATTTTTTGCGTGGTGCTTTGCGGCTTTCAAATATTCAAAGTTTATACAAAATGGGACGATACTCCCGTCATTGTGACCTTTGCTGAGACCACCACTCCAGTCTGGGAG ATACCGTATCCAGCAGTGACTTTCTGTTTCGAAACGAAGTCTCGGCAGACGATTTTTAATTTCACCAAATACTTCCACTTGTATAACAACAACACGGGCGCACCTCACAGCAACATTACTGAAGACGA agTTGAGATGTTTGAAGATTTATGTTTAGTTTGTGACGCCGCTTGGTGTCCCAAGGATGGAAGAAAGGTATCCAATGGTACTGTGACAGTCGAGAATATTAAATCG gtGGCGCCTAATTTAACGGAGATGTTTTATGGATGCAAATGGCAAAACACTCTTTATCAAAATTGTTCATCTATGTTCTCACCAATTCTTACTGAGGAAGGCCTGTGCTACACGTTCAATATGCTACGTGCTGAAGATCTTTTTAGAGTTGAAAA CTTACATACAGAATACCCATATCTTGAATTTAATCCAGATGTTTTAATGAGCCCGAATCTAACGTGGAGTTTAGGATCAGGATTTGAACCTGATGCACCTATGGAAACTTACCCGTTAAGAGGATCA GGATTTGGTGCGAAATCTGGAATAGCATttgttatgaaaacaaaagaGATTGATCAAGATTTCCTCTGTAAGGGACTTGTACAAGGTTTCAAG ATTCTTCTACATAATCCTGCAGAGTTGCCGCGTCTGTCGCAGCAATTTTTTCGATCCCCATTATCAAAGGAGATAGTTGTTTCCATAAAACCTAAAATGATGACTACTTCAGAAGGGCTAAGAGCATATAGTCCTGAAAG gCGTCAATGTTATTTTCCAAACGAGCGATACCTCAGATACTTCAAAGTCTACACCCAATTCAACTGCGAAATGGAATGTTTGGCCAACTTTACCAACACAATGTGTGGTTGTGTGCACTTCGGTATGCCCC ATTCTGCTGATATTCCAGTGTGCAATGCTGGAAGCATTGAATGTGTAACGCGTGCTCAAG TTGAACTAAGTGTGAATGACATAAAAGAGGGGCTCCATTTAGAAGAAGCTGAAGGAAACGACACCCTCCCAGCAGCTCGACAGAGGGCCACTCAATGCCATTGCCTGCCCGCGTGCAACTCTATTGAGTACGATGCGGAAATGTCGCAGGCAGACTATGACTGGCGGGCCATCTACCAAGCCTACGACTATCCAGTTCCTGAAGAGGAAAAAGA TATGTTATGCGctcgcgtcagtgtatacttcaAAGAACCCCAGTTTATGACATCTCGGAGGTCCGAGCTGTTCGGCCCGACAGACTTCCTCGCTAATTGCGGCGGTCTCCTAGGCCTGTTCATGGGTTTCTCTATACTAAGCGTCGTTGAAATTGTATATTTCTTTTCACTTCG AATTCTTTGTGCAATTTGGCGGCGACGTAAAGAAGTCCCACATGCAGACGAGGTGGTCCTAAATAAGCATGTACAACTGCAAGTTGATTAG
- the LOC135082068 gene encoding pickpocket protein 28-like isoform X1, with translation MAQYSQRTQPMHSLGSVEIHNSSIKRRTITIKEVLNDYTKNSNLHGLRYIGEKERTLLEKLFWTFTFIFCVVLCGFQIFKVYTKWDDTPVIVTFAETTTPVWEIPYPAVTFCFETKSRQTIFNFTKYFHLYNNNTGAPHSNITEDEVEMFEDLCLVCDAAWCPKDGRKVSNGTVTVENIKSVAPNLTEMFYGCKWQNTLYQNCSSMFSPILTEEGLCYTFNMLRAEDLFRVENLHTEYPYLEFNPDVLMSPNLTWSLGSGFEPDAPMETYPLRGSGFGAKSGIAFVMKTKEIDQDFLCKGLVQGFKILLHNPAELPRLSQQFFRSPLSKEIVVSIKPKMMTTSEGLRAYSPERRQCYFPNERYLRYFKVYTQFNCEMECLANFTNTMCGCVHFGMPHSADIPVCNAGSIECVTRAQVELSVNDIKEGLHLEEAEGNDTLPAARQRATQCHCLPACNSIEYDAEMSQADYDWRAIYQAYDYPVPEEEKDMLCARVSVYFKEPQFMTSRRSELFGPTDFLANCGGLLGLFMGFSILSVVEIVYFFSLRILCAIWRRRKEVPHADEVVLNKHVQLQVD, from the exons ctTGGGAAGCGTTGAGATACACAATAGTTCGATTAAACGCAGAACAATTACGATTAAAGAAGTTTTGAACGACTACACAAAAAATTCAAATCTTCATGGACTCAGGTACATCGGGGAAAAGGAACGGACACTTCTGGAAAA GCTGTTCTGGACTTTTACATTCATTTTTTGCGTGGTGCTTTGCGGCTTTCAAATATTCAAAGTTTATACAAAATGGGACGATACTCCCGTCATTGTGACCTTTGCTGAGACCACCACTCCAGTCTGGGAG ATACCGTATCCAGCAGTGACTTTCTGTTTCGAAACGAAGTCTCGGCAGACGATTTTTAATTTCACCAAATACTTCCACTTGTATAACAACAACACGGGCGCACCTCACAGCAACATTACTGAAGACGA agTTGAGATGTTTGAAGATTTATGTTTAGTTTGTGACGCCGCTTGGTGTCCCAAGGATGGAAGAAAGGTATCCAATGGTACTGTGACAGTCGAGAATATTAAATCG gtGGCGCCTAATTTAACGGAGATGTTTTATGGATGCAAATGGCAAAACACTCTTTATCAAAATTGTTCATCTATGTTCTCACCAATTCTTACTGAGGAAGGCCTGTGCTACACGTTCAATATGCTACGTGCTGAAGATCTTTTTAGAGTTGAAAA CTTACATACAGAATACCCATATCTTGAATTTAATCCAGATGTTTTAATGAGCCCGAATCTAACGTGGAGTTTAGGATCAGGATTTGAACCTGATGCACCTATGGAAACTTACCCGTTAAGAGGATCA GGATTTGGTGCGAAATCTGGAATAGCATttgttatgaaaacaaaagaGATTGATCAAGATTTCCTCTGTAAGGGACTTGTACAAGGTTTCAAG ATTCTTCTACATAATCCTGCAGAGTTGCCGCGTCTGTCGCAGCAATTTTTTCGATCCCCATTATCAAAGGAGATAGTTGTTTCCATAAAACCTAAAATGATGACTACTTCAGAAGGGCTAAGAGCATATAGTCCTGAAAG gCGTCAATGTTATTTTCCAAACGAGCGATACCTCAGATACTTCAAAGTCTACACCCAATTCAACTGCGAAATGGAATGTTTGGCCAACTTTACCAACACAATGTGTGGTTGTGTGCACTTCGGTATGCCCC ATTCTGCTGATATTCCAGTGTGCAATGCTGGAAGCATTGAATGTGTAACGCGTGCTCAAG TTGAACTAAGTGTGAATGACATAAAAGAGGGGCTCCATTTAGAAGAAGCTGAAGGAAACGACACCCTCCCAGCAGCTCGACAGAGGGCCACTCAATGCCATTGCCTGCCCGCGTGCAACTCTATTGAGTACGATGCGGAAATGTCGCAGGCAGACTATGACTGGCGGGCCATCTACCAAGCCTACGACTATCCAGTTCCTGAAGAGGAAAAAGA TATGTTATGCGctcgcgtcagtgtatacttcaAAGAACCCCAGTTTATGACATCTCGGAGGTCCGAGCTGTTCGGCCCGACAGACTTCCTCGCTAATTGCGGCGGTCTCCTAGGCCTGTTCATGGGTTTCTCTATACTAAGCGTCGTTGAAATTGTATATTTCTTTTCACTTCG AATTCTTTGTGCAATTTGGCGGCGACGTAAAGAAGTCCCACATGCAGACGAGGTGGTCCTAAATAAGCATGTACAACTGCAAGTTGATTAG
- the LOC135082068 gene encoding pickpocket protein 28-like isoform X3 yields MNCVEAVVSVHLGIISPRLFWTFTFIFCVVLCGFQIFKVYTKWDDTPVIVTFAETTTPVWEIPYPAVTFCFETKSRQTIFNFTKYFHLYNNNTGAPHSNITEDEVEMFEDLCLVCDAAWCPKDGRKVSNGTVTVENIKSVAPNLTEMFYGCKWQNTLYQNCSSMFSPILTEEGLCYTFNMLRAEDLFRVENLHTEYPYLEFNPDVLMSPNLTWSLGSGFEPDAPMETYPLRGSGFGAKSGIAFVMKTKEIDQDFLCKGLVQGFKILLHNPAELPRLSQQFFRSPLSKEIVVSIKPKMMTTSEGLRAYSPERRQCYFPNERYLRYFKVYTQFNCEMECLANFTNTMCGCVHFGMPHSADIPVCNAGSIECVTRAQVELSVNDIKEGLHLEEAEGNDTLPAARQRATQCHCLPACNSIEYDAEMSQADYDWRAIYQAYDYPVPEEEKDMLCARVSVYFKEPQFMTSRRSELFGPTDFLANCGGLLGLFMGFSILSVVEIVYFFSLRILCAIWRRRKEVPHADEVVLNKHVQLQVD; encoded by the exons ATGAATTGTGTCGAAGCGGTCGTCTCTGTTCACCTTGGAATTatttcacccag GCTGTTCTGGACTTTTACATTCATTTTTTGCGTGGTGCTTTGCGGCTTTCAAATATTCAAAGTTTATACAAAATGGGACGATACTCCCGTCATTGTGACCTTTGCTGAGACCACCACTCCAGTCTGGGAG ATACCGTATCCAGCAGTGACTTTCTGTTTCGAAACGAAGTCTCGGCAGACGATTTTTAATTTCACCAAATACTTCCACTTGTATAACAACAACACGGGCGCACCTCACAGCAACATTACTGAAGACGA agTTGAGATGTTTGAAGATTTATGTTTAGTTTGTGACGCCGCTTGGTGTCCCAAGGATGGAAGAAAGGTATCCAATGGTACTGTGACAGTCGAGAATATTAAATCG gtGGCGCCTAATTTAACGGAGATGTTTTATGGATGCAAATGGCAAAACACTCTTTATCAAAATTGTTCATCTATGTTCTCACCAATTCTTACTGAGGAAGGCCTGTGCTACACGTTCAATATGCTACGTGCTGAAGATCTTTTTAGAGTTGAAAA CTTACATACAGAATACCCATATCTTGAATTTAATCCAGATGTTTTAATGAGCCCGAATCTAACGTGGAGTTTAGGATCAGGATTTGAACCTGATGCACCTATGGAAACTTACCCGTTAAGAGGATCA GGATTTGGTGCGAAATCTGGAATAGCATttgttatgaaaacaaaagaGATTGATCAAGATTTCCTCTGTAAGGGACTTGTACAAGGTTTCAAG ATTCTTCTACATAATCCTGCAGAGTTGCCGCGTCTGTCGCAGCAATTTTTTCGATCCCCATTATCAAAGGAGATAGTTGTTTCCATAAAACCTAAAATGATGACTACTTCAGAAGGGCTAAGAGCATATAGTCCTGAAAG gCGTCAATGTTATTTTCCAAACGAGCGATACCTCAGATACTTCAAAGTCTACACCCAATTCAACTGCGAAATGGAATGTTTGGCCAACTTTACCAACACAATGTGTGGTTGTGTGCACTTCGGTATGCCCC ATTCTGCTGATATTCCAGTGTGCAATGCTGGAAGCATTGAATGTGTAACGCGTGCTCAAG TTGAACTAAGTGTGAATGACATAAAAGAGGGGCTCCATTTAGAAGAAGCTGAAGGAAACGACACCCTCCCAGCAGCTCGACAGAGGGCCACTCAATGCCATTGCCTGCCCGCGTGCAACTCTATTGAGTACGATGCGGAAATGTCGCAGGCAGACTATGACTGGCGGGCCATCTACCAAGCCTACGACTATCCAGTTCCTGAAGAGGAAAAAGA TATGTTATGCGctcgcgtcagtgtatacttcaAAGAACCCCAGTTTATGACATCTCGGAGGTCCGAGCTGTTCGGCCCGACAGACTTCCTCGCTAATTGCGGCGGTCTCCTAGGCCTGTTCATGGGTTTCTCTATACTAAGCGTCGTTGAAATTGTATATTTCTTTTCACTTCG AATTCTTTGTGCAATTTGGCGGCGACGTAAAGAAGTCCCACATGCAGACGAGGTGGTCCTAAATAAGCATGTACAACTGCAAGTTGATTAG